The segment CACTGCATAGCATTTAATGATTTTATTCTAAAACAAAATATTAGAGACACATGACAAATATAAATCCAAATAGGCTATAAATACACATTTCTTGTACGTTTGTGTTTTTCCGTTAGTGAGGCTTGTGCGTCAATATGCCCAAATTTCCCTTAAGGTAATTTTCCACAAATCTTATCTTTTCATTTTCCTTCTTTATCAGACCACTCCTTGTATCCCCCAGCATAGTTAGAAGCCCTGAAATTAAAGAGAGAGTTTTAAGGGGTGATAACGTTTTTGTGGTCAAACAGTAAATAGCTACGATCTTAAATAGAAGGATAATATAGCAGAATAGAAATCTTCAATGTGTTAAAACATAAGGGATATTGCTAGTAAGTTAGCTCATACTTCTGGAATCCCATGCTTTGCGCCTTCTGCGTTGCCATGGCCCCTCGACGCCCCATCTGACAGTGGAAGACAAACTGGGGGGCATCCAGAGGGGGTTTGGACACACCGTACTTGGCCTTGAACTCTGCAGGGTCAAGTGACAGTGCACTTTCCACCGAATCAACTACAAATGGACAAACAGAAACTCCTTCATATCATCTCCGTAGTGTCTAAGCTGCATAAATGTTCACAGTGCTTTAACCAGTgatgtcattgacattttacatCAATGCCTTATCATGATACTAAATCTCAAAACTTATCTGTGGGTGTGCAGTATGAGAACTTGCGTGCCATATCGTTGCACCTGGACTACTGTAGCATAGTGAAAAGCAAGTGCCAACAGTGGTTGTGTACAGACTCATTAATCTAGAAATGTGGGTCGTAAGAGTTTTTGGTTTTGTAGACCCTCTCAAACTGGAGTAATATCCTTTGGTCCAAATGCATGGCATCTTCTGTGACCAAGGAGTGTCAGGTTATACATTAGGCCTACTGGTACAGGTAGGGCAGTTTAAGCTTTGACTATAGGCTCACCTGGAATGTGGATGGATCCTGGAATGTGGCCTTTATCCACTTCCTCTTTGGTGCGGACATCCACCAGCAGTAGACTCTCGCTCTTCCCCAGGAGGGCCTTCAGTTCGGCGTATGAGATATCTGTTTGACAGGAGTAGAAGTCATATAGGGACCCGCACAAAGCCTATCGCTGTACAGGTAGGCCTATGTAATAGGCTATTCATGAAACCGTAAAACAaattatatataataataataatccaaAAAATCTGGACACTAACATTTGAGTCGCATCAATGATAAAATAGCTGGTATAGTGAAAGTAGCCTATTTATAAGGTAAATTGAGAAATGCATAAAACATACAGTTAGGTGTGCACATTAGTAGTCATGGCAGCCATATTATTAGgtacgttcgacttcatgcagcgtcggcgtcgcctgcagccgcctgcagcccggctgacttgaagcagccaatggcattctcagcttcaagtcATCCGGCTGCAGCCCGTTGTCGGCGCCGCCGGCGatgcatgaagtcgaatacaCCTTTTAATCCCTCTTCGCTGTCATTCTTCCCCAAGTAAAATCAGGTGTAACTTCCGCAAACAAGACCATTTTCATTTAATACTGCTGAGTCACGATGAGTTATCATACTGCTGCTTTCAAGTTGTGCTAAGTGATGATAGATTAATAGGTTGTTTAGCGTTACAGCCTACATAAATTAAGAAAACGTTCCCTTTTAATTGTTTGTATTATAAGATATTATGTCACGTTGTAGGCTATAGAGTTTAAAAACTCCAAACTCAACAGCTGGCTAACAACAACTCGTGAAATGGTAACGCTAACTAATTTTCAATTAAATGAATTACATTTTGATTAACTAAAGCTTGCTTACCTGAGTTGGCCATTTTTGGTGTGGAGTAAAGTAGTGCAACAGTCACAGTAAATAATTTGgtttatgtttttgtttgggGGTAACTATTGGTCGAGAAGAGAACAGAAGGAGGGTCTTTAGATGACGCCGAAGTTGTAGCAAATCACATCTCTTTTCCGTCTGAAACATGAATTTCAAAGTAAAAGCTGTAACGCTTTAAAACGCTTCAAAGGCGTCTGATAGATAAAGTAAACATTATCTGGCACTTAATAGTCTACGTTACATGTATGTTTGAATTCATtccagaaaaacaaacaaatttgCAGACAAATTGTACATTTTTAATTAAAAACAGAACGCATCAGTCAGTTTTTCTACTTTACACATAATCTGTACCCTGTTATCCTACACAAGTTAATTTGCCAGCAAACAACCTGCAGTGTTCTTGTAGGCATTTGTTATCTCAATGCTCTGACACAGTCAAAAGTTCATAGTGGAATTATTAATACCATATTTGGAGGTCCTGTCTAGTCTCAGTCACCCTCTCCATATAGAGACTTGTCAGAGGCCTGTCTGTGAGGGCTGCAGTGCTCTGGGTGTGGGTGGTGCAATGCTGGATCAGAAAGTTCCCTCAGTGCTATAGGAGGGGTTTCCTAGACCCTCAGTGGAGTTCCTCCCTGCTTTCCTACAAGACTGCCGCCTCCAGCAGATCacagcagacagggagaggagcagcagcagaccCAGCCCTCCACCAATGACCCCAGCCCTCAGGGCCAGATTTGTGGCTTCTGGGGGATCATAGGTCTGGCAAGAGTACTCCACTGGTGTACTGGTCCCTGCTTCGTTCTCAGCCACCACACAAACTCTCGCCCCCACCTGCAACTCTCCTACCAGTCCACTGCGCAACTTTTCACCAAAATTCAGGGGCTGCCCCTcatgcccctccaccaccacctggtACTTGGACACCACCGACTCAGGGGCGCACCACCACACCTCTACTCCCTTTGCCTCGCCATCTGCAGGCACCAATTTTTtaaggagtggggggtggggtatctTATCAGGCCCACTGAGTCCAGGGCAGAGGCAGCCATCTTGGGCTGAGAGCTGGTTGCAGGGCACTTGCTGGGCCATGCAGGGGTCGTAGTCACATAGGCTGAGCTCAGGGCCAGTTTTGACCGTAGGCGATATTttagaaggggagggagagtggtcatcaccatcaccatagTCGTTATAGTCATCACCGCCTACATCTGTTACGTAGAGGATGCGGTGGGGCGTGACCGGAGAATGGGTAGGGATGGCCTGTGTGAGGAGCGATGAAGAGAGGAAGTAtaaaaggtcaggggtcaggaggaggaacacCATGGCCAAGTTCCAGCACGGTGACTTCATCATCTGTGGGGGCAGTAGAATAAATATAGAAATACATGTCAGTCCTGCCAAATAATCGGTGTGTCATCGGTGTTCTACAACTGAGACTAAGATAGCATACAACATAAGTGTCATAATTAGATCATTACATGatacaatgacagatatacagaTATATAGGCTTGCTAAAGGAGGTGAAGAATACAATGAAGATTGACTTGAGAATACATGACCCATAAATTATTCAGTTCAGTAATTAATCTATTGTTAGAAATTGTTAATTAGACACATGAAGAATACTGAATTAGGCAGAAAAATTGACTTTGCCTTGGACCAGGCTTAATTATTTATGCGTAGTCTAGGTAAAAAGCCACAGTGTTAATTTGGACAGAGGTATTCAGAGGCTAACTGGGAGCAGATGAAGAGCAGTGACCCTGTCAGAGCTCTCGTCCCAGCTGGCTTGTTGCCAGGGTAATCTGTGGGAACCCAAGACGAACCCAGAAAAAAAATTATTCCCTTTAGGGAAGATTGTCTCGCATTCCTTAATCCTCAGGAAACATGTATTTCATTTAGACCAGTCTCCATCAGAGTTATTGCCATTGTAGAATTGGAAATTATGTGTAATTTACTTTTAAAGGAACCATCCACCTAATCTACTTGTAGTGTCACACTGATTACCTTAGTAACCAAAGATCTTAGATAACAAAACAGTTCATGCAGTGCTGAGGCCTacctgaatttaaaagtatttgTTCTTTcactcttcttctttctttggTCTCCTTTCTCTTTTAAGTACTTGTTCTTTCTCCAAACCGTCCTTATGAGTTCCCACCAAACTTTCACCTCCTTTTTAACACCCCTCGATTTACTCTCGTCCTctgttccccccacccctctctctctctctctctctctctctctctctctctctctctctctctctctctctctctctctctctctctctttctctcacacacacacggcttgctcttttttctcccttcctctgtctctctctgtttctctccctctcttatacacacacactcccccttcctcaggggTGGCCTTCTTTATCATTCTctcaggaggagggggcagtctaatgtctgtctgtgttcctcCCTGCATACCAATTTTCTCAGTAGCAAAAAACAAGCTAAAGCTTGCTTCTAATTTTGAGTAGGTAGTGTCAGTGCCAGTGGAAGTTTATTGCACAAAACTGTGCTAAAGCCCTCTAGAGTGAATTTGTCTGATAATTTCAATCATCTGACTCACAGAATTACattccattgtgtgtgtgggagtgagaccctcctcccacacacaagctgtgtgtgtgtgtgtgtgtgtgtgtgtgtggagtgagacCCTCCTCCCACatacaagctgtgtgtgtgtgtgtgtgggagtgagagcgaatgtgtttgtgtccccccctctgtgagcctgtgtgtgtgttaagagtgcttGTTTATTATCCTTCCCCATTGCAGTCTTCGGGGGTAAAGGCAGCCAGCTCTGTCTCCGTTCCTTCCTTTTACGGGGGAAGGCTGGCGAGGTGGACAAGCTGCTACATGAGTACCAGCATCACAGAGAAGAAGATACGGAAAACGGACGGAAATCATCTACTTCGGCTTTGGCCCTTTCCCCCTCATGGTACAAAACTACACTAGTCAAAACAtcaacacaaccacagcacaCAACGCACGCTTTACACAAATTCTTATACGTGATGGTTAACATGACCACTGTGCTACAACCTTGACTAGTACATTATGAGTTATCCAAAACTGTATAAATGTATTTAGCCTCACATTTTTGTGGTGACTTGTGAGAAGTGTTGTTGTCTACGTAACTTCTCTAACAGAGTTAGAAGAGGAATAGAGAAGTTAACCGAGTTGGGGTCGGAGTCAGAGACACAGTTTCGTAGGAACATGACAAAGTGATTGCCACACCTATCATACAGATGTGTCACATCACTTACAATAATTCTCACTAGAACACGTACAATTGATCAGTCCATTTTTCATTTGAATAATCCTGCTGTAGCAATTATTGAGTGCAAATCCTGAACATAAGGACACATTCGATATTTTAAATGACATTCAACATATCATATATTTTCATTTTACTACAGAGCTAAACTGCTTGAGCCTTCTTGGATGTATTACACACCACAAGAGTTACACAATCCTATGCCATGAAAGAAAACTATTGAAGGCTGTTTTCCTAGCCAGTAAATAGGATTCTGTAGGGTCATAGACAGGTTGGTCATTGTTGGCTCAGTTTCTCTCAACATGTACTGAAGTGTCTCCACACAAAGTACTATCAGATGACACAAAGCTAACCTGTGTCACCACAAATTGTTTAGTCTAGAAATATTTGTTATCCCATCGTATAAAGATGATTTTCAGATTGAGGGAGTTTATCTGTAATTCGGAATAGCGGGGACGTCACAAGAGTTTGGTTAACAGTGCATATTATATTAATCAATATTCCACATAGATCTtaacagatatatatatatatggcagAGAATTTTACAAAATAACTGAAAAGAATGGTTAAGAATGGTCCTGGTCTCTCCTATGGAGAAAATAACTTTATGAATCGGTTTCCACCAGATCAATATGCTAGACTCTTGGTCGACTCAAGTAATGTCCTGAATAGAAATTCAGACTAAAACAAAAGATATGTTCTCGAGACAAATCGGAAATAGAACGTTAAAAAGTGAGTCATAGATACTGGCATCTTACAAACACCCCCACCACTGCAGGTAACAGCATGTCATACACAACCCACGTTTTTCAACGACATTTGTTTTGTCTCATGGAACACCTCAGGTGagaggggactttgattgtATGGGAACCACTGCGATACTTGTGAAGTAAAATTAAATCCATCCACTAACTCACTCAGCACGCACTAAATAAAATATACTCAATCTTGCCCAAACACTATATGTGTCAAGCACAGACAGTGTGGTTGTATCTGACTTGTTGAAAGGTTGGTCCAGACATCCCTCATGTGTTTTACATATTAGTATAATAAGTCCCACCCCACTTATCTGTGGAATAGAAGAATCCCACGACAAACAGGAAATAATTGACCCTCTCTGAAACCTCTTTACCTTTGACCTAACCACACATTATGATAGAAACAACGGAAAGTTTCATTTGCAACAATTACAAAATGTAGTTGGTCATTGAGCATAGTACACTTTACAACAAGGGAACAATCATAACCATGGATTAATGCGTAATTAATTAACAAGGTGTCTTAAAGGACGTTTATAGGTGTAAAATTACttacatgtattaatttagcagacacttttatccaaagcgacttccaagagagagctttacaaagtgcataggtcactgataataacaacaagatagccccaaaaacattgcgagtagccaaaacatgaagcacatattgtgaacaaccaaaataagtgccaaagggaagaaccataagagcaagtagttaaacaagtgacaattaaacaacatgaaccgctataagtgcaagtgtacctgtagaaaaacaagcaacaataataaaaacaatatatcacagcgagtacaaaaatttaaatcagttaccactaaccacaagagcaacaagtctctaagcaagagtcattgtgatccttgaggaaactaacatcaggtcaacAATTACTTAATGTAAATTTAGAAACATTTCAAATTCATTGCACCTTTGGCTTTAATTGTCATCAATAACTTTTTGAGTACTGCCAACATATTACACTACTATTATAATGCATTGTTTCACATAAATGCATAAATTAATAATTTATATTTACAAATTAGGATCAGGAACTATTTAATAGCCTACTACCCATTCACTTGTGATATATTGACTGGTCAAAATACAGCTCTTACATACCATTTGAATGCATTATGaaatcagtaaaaaaaaattgtaatgGCTATTTGACAGGCTTGTGGGAAGCTATATTGACTAGAAGTCTCTGACTTAATTTCCCTCCAAAAATGCATCTAAGGTGTCTCCCCCCTCCGCTCCGACTTCAGACACATGACACATTCGGACACGCATTGTGTCCTGTAAAACAAGCCGAGGCTAAAACGTCGATCTTTTGCATACGGTATTTTCCTTCGAAATGGTGTGGACAAGTTGAAACGGGAAAGTCTACCTTCTCTAGTCATTCCTCTCAAATTCTCAAGAGACAGGCTTCATTATAGTGAAGCTAAATGTAGTA is part of the Osmerus eperlanus chromosome 13, fOsmEpe2.1, whole genome shotgun sequence genome and harbors:
- the LOC134032662 gene encoding thiosulfate:glutathione sulfurtransferase-like; this translates as MANSDISYAELKALLGKSESLLLVDVRTKEEVDKGHIPGSIHIPVDSVESALSLDPAEFKAKYGVSKPPLDAPQFVFHCQMGRRGAMATQKAQSMGFQKASNYAGGYKEWSDKEGK
- the si:ch1073-303k11.2 gene encoding LRRN4 C-terminal-like protein; the protein is MMKSPCWNLAMVFLLLTPDLLYFLSSSLLTQAIPTHSPVTPHRILYVTDVGGDDYNDYGDGDDHSPSPSKISPTVKTGPELSLCDYDPCMAQQVPCNQLSAQDGCLCPGLSGPDKIPHPPLLKKLVPADGEAKGVEVWWCAPESVVSKYQVVVEGHEGQPLNFGEKLRSGLVGELQVGARVCVVAENEAGTSTPVEYSCQTYDPPEATNLALRAGVIGGGLGLLLLLSLSAVICWRRQSCRKAGRNSTEGLGNPSYSTEGTF